A genomic window from Bacteroidota bacterium includes:
- a CDS encoding Glu/Leu/Phe/Val dehydrogenase, which yields MSNTSFFQSVEKNFEKAAKITGHPRGLLDQIRVCNSVYHMKFPVKVKGEFQVVEAWRVQHSHHRTPTKGGIRYDSMVNEDEVMALASLMTYKCAIVDVPFGGAKGGIKINPKEFSTEELERITRRYAAELCKKQMLGPGLDVPAPDYGTGEKEMSWIVDTYMALNPGSVDGYGCVTGKPVTQHGINGRREATGLGVFYGIREAVGFADDMAELGLKPGLKGKKVIVQGLGNVGYYSAKFFQDGGAIIVGIGEYEGAIYNDNGLDVDAVFNHRKSTGSILNFPGATNIAKTAEILEQPCDILIPAALENVIHDGNASKIKAKIIGEAANGPVTAEADDILTDMGIMIVPDMFLNAGGVTVSYFEWLKNLSHVRFGRLQKRFEQGSNSRIVEAIEELTGKKLNAVEVDKIIKGPDEIDLVRSGLEETMINSYHSIRNEWKSNAACKNLRTAAFVVAINKIASDYLALGIFP from the coding sequence ATGTCAAATACTAGTTTCTTTCAAAGCGTAGAAAAAAACTTCGAAAAAGCCGCGAAGATCACTGGTCACCCGAGAGGTCTCCTCGATCAGATTCGAGTGTGTAACAGTGTTTATCACATGAAATTTCCGGTAAAAGTAAAAGGGGAGTTTCAGGTGGTAGAAGCATGGCGTGTTCAACATAGCCATCACCGTACACCTACAAAAGGTGGTATTCGTTACGATTCAATGGTTAACGAAGATGAAGTTATGGCATTGGCAAGTTTGATGACTTACAAATGTGCTATTGTTGACGTTCCTTTTGGTGGAGCAAAGGGTGGTATCAAAATCAACCCTAAAGAATTCTCAACCGAAGAATTAGAGCGTATCACACGTCGTTATGCTGCCGAATTGTGCAAAAAACAAATGTTAGGTCCTGGTCTCGATGTTCCTGCTCCCGATTACGGAACAGGTGAAAAAGAAATGAGCTGGATTGTTGATACCTATATGGCTTTAAATCCGGGCAGTGTTGATGGTTACGGTTGTGTTACCGGAAAACCTGTTACCCAGCACGGTATTAACGGCCGCCGCGAAGCTACCGGTCTTGGTGTATTTTACGGTATCCGCGAAGCTGTTGGTTTTGCTGATGATATGGCTGAACTTGGCTTAAAACCTGGCTTGAAAGGTAAAAAAGTTATTGTTCAGGGTTTAGGTAACGTTGGTTACTATTCTGCGAAATTCTTCCAGGATGGTGGTGCTATCATTGTTGGTATCGGCGAATATGAAGGTGCTATTTACAATGATAATGGTTTAGATGTTGATGCAGTATTTAACCACAGAAAATCTACCGGCAGTATCCTGAATTTCCCTGGTGCAACTAATATTGCAAAAACTGCAGAAATTCTTGAGCAACCTTGTGATATCTTAATTCCTGCTGCATTAGAAAACGTAATTCACGATGGTAATGCATCAAAAATAAAAGCAAAAATTATCGGTGAAGCTGCTAACGGTCCTGTGACTGCTGAAGCGGATGATATTTTAACCGATATGGGTATTATGATTGTACCTGATATGTTTTTAAATGCAGGTGGTGTTACCGTTAGTTACTTCGAATGGTTGAAAAACTTAAGCCACGTGCGTTTTGGCCGTTTACAAAAACGTTTTGAACAAGGTAGCAATAGCCGCATTGTTGAAGCGATTGAAGAATTAACCGGTAAAAAACTGAATGCCGTTGAGGTAGATAAAATTATCAAAGGCCCGGATGAAATCGACTTAGTGCGCTCAGGTCTGGAAGAAACCATGATTAATTCTTATCACTCTATCCGCAACGAATGGAAATCAAATGCAGCTTGTAAAAATTTAAGAACTGCAGCATTCGTAGTAGCAATTAACAAAATTGCAAGCGACTATTTAGCATTGGGTATTTTCCCTTAA
- a CDS encoding carboxypeptidase-like regulatory domain-containing protein — MTINKLQLFFAVLIFACTVNAQTYSGKVIDATTKETLPFVSIGIPGKGVGTIAQLDGSFAITISDDFNNDTIRFSMIGYKPQFLTVSTFKTQTAQTPVTISLQADEKQLEAVVIRPRNMKNAMLGNEYNSPSISAGFTTDDLGSELGTVMKVKDGKEYYLLSCGINFAKVNYDSIIFRVNIYALENGLPGQLLHQLPIYVTVYRDQKSAEIDLKQYNIKVDDDFVLSLEWLQDLPDKTKAVMFCAGFFGNKIVYRQTAQDIWRDFPVGIGMWCAAEYEK; from the coding sequence ATGACTATCAATAAATTGCAACTTTTTTTTGCTGTGTTAATTTTTGCCTGCACAGTAAATGCTCAAACGTATTCCGGTAAAGTAATTGATGCCACAACAAAAGAAACCCTGCCCTTTGTTAGTATCGGTATCCCGGGAAAAGGTGTTGGAACAATCGCACAATTAGACGGAAGTTTCGCCATTACTATAAGTGATGATTTTAATAATGACACCATACGGTTTTCCATGATCGGATATAAACCGCAATTTTTAACAGTTAGTACATTCAAAACACAGACAGCTCAAACGCCCGTTACCATTAGCTTGCAGGCGGATGAAAAACAATTGGAAGCCGTGGTTATTCGCCCGAGAAATATGAAAAATGCAATGCTGGGGAATGAATATAATTCACCCTCAATCAGCGCAGGTTTTACTACCGATGATCTGGGTTCTGAATTAGGCACTGTGATGAAAGTAAAAGATGGCAAAGAATATTATTTACTTTCCTGCGGAATTAATTTTGCGAAAGTAAATTATGACAGCATCATTTTTCGCGTGAATATTTATGCACTTGAAAACGGTTTACCCGGACAGTTATTACACCAGCTCCCAATTTATGTGACCGTTTATCGCGATCAGAAATCTGCTGAAATCGATTTAAAACAATACAATATTAAAGTTGATGATGACTTTGTTTTATCACTGGAATGGCTGCAAGATTTGCCTGATAAAACCAAAGCCGTGATGTTTTGCGCAGGGTTTTTTGGAAATAAGATAGTTTACCGGCAGACAGCTCAGGACATCTGGCGCGATTTCCCTGTCGGAATCGGCATGTGGTGTGCTGCAGAATATGAGAAATAA
- a CDS encoding agmatinase family protein: protein MNAKTEKIAAFNANGVGVANNQLFGLPFTYEESNLILFSAPWEVTVSYRAGTAKGPDAILKASTQIDLYDNDNPNGWHDGIFTKKVSASIKKRNTELRKKAATYIKSLEKGKAVNAEAILEEINAESEKINTYVYNEAKAILDDNKIPGLVGGDHSTPLGLMKALGEKHGGFGILQIDAHADLRDAYEGFNYSHASIMFNALQIENVKKLVQVGVRDICDDEINIINQSERRVVTFFNHELKDAVYNGIHWTAICRQIVEELPKKVYVSFDIDGLDQRYCPNTGTPVPGGLAYEQAVYLLNEIITSGRTIIGFDLVEVAPGDDEWDAIVGARMLYKLCNLALRSQSNA from the coding sequence ATGAACGCTAAAACAGAAAAAATAGCTGCATTTAATGCAAATGGTGTGGGTGTCGCAAATAACCAACTTTTTGGACTTCCATTTACTTATGAGGAAAGTAATCTGATACTATTTTCTGCTCCCTGGGAAGTTACGGTTTCTTATCGCGCAGGCACCGCAAAAGGTCCTGATGCAATTTTGAAAGCATCTACCCAAATCGATTTATACGATAATGATAATCCGAACGGATGGCATGATGGAATTTTTACCAAAAAAGTTTCAGCATCCATTAAAAAGAGAAATACCGAACTCAGAAAAAAAGCAGCAACCTATATTAAATCGCTTGAAAAAGGGAAGGCTGTAAATGCAGAGGCTATTCTTGAAGAAATAAATGCTGAAAGCGAAAAAATAAACACTTATGTTTATAATGAAGCAAAAGCCATTCTCGATGATAATAAAATCCCTGGTTTAGTTGGTGGTGATCATAGCACGCCGCTTGGATTAATGAAAGCACTCGGCGAAAAACATGGCGGATTCGGTATTCTGCAAATTGATGCGCATGCCGATTTAAGAGATGCTTATGAAGGATTTAATTATTCACACGCAAGCATCATGTTTAATGCACTTCAAATTGAAAATGTAAAAAAATTAGTGCAGGTTGGTGTTCGCGATATTTGTGATGATGAAATAAATATTATAAATCAGTCTGAACGCAGAGTAGTTACATTTTTTAATCATGAATTAAAAGATGCAGTTTATAATGGCATTCACTGGACAGCAATTTGCCGACAAATTGTTGAGGAATTACCAAAAAAAGTATATGTGAGTTTCGATATCGACGGCCTCGACCAGCGTTATTGTCCAAACACCGGAACTCCCGTGCCGGGCGGATTAGCGTATGAGCAGGCAGTATATTTATTAAATGAAATTATTACTTCGGGTCGCACAATTATTGGTTTCGATTTAGTAGAAGTTGCTCCCGGTGATGATGAATGGGATGCAATTGTAGGTGCAAGAATGTTGTACAAACTGTGTAACCTCGCTTTAAGAAGTCAATCCAATGCGTAA
- a CDS encoding redoxin domain-containing protein, with amino-acid sequence MRNFFLITVVLLFSCTNNQQTGNWKYFDGAEKEITGFDQYNATVITFLSPQCPLSENYTRTLNELENTFKIENVRFINVFPGKYYSRNTIDSFITNYNVTQSVLFDENFDLTNQLDAGITPESFIINKHGAVVYKGAIDNWAVDLGQKRQVITEFYVRDVLYALLNGSKLPYHKTTAVGCFIEKK; translated from the coding sequence ATGCGTAATTTTTTTTTAATAACTGTCGTATTACTTTTTTCCTGTACAAATAACCAACAAACAGGAAATTGGAAATATTTCGATGGTGCTGAAAAAGAAATTACCGGATTTGATCAATATAATGCAACAGTTATTACATTTTTATCACCACAATGTCCGCTGAGTGAAAATTATACCCGCACATTAAACGAATTGGAAAATACGTTTAAAATTGAAAATGTGCGGTTTATAAATGTGTTTCCCGGTAAATATTATTCCCGAAATACAATAGATAGTTTTATTACGAATTACAATGTAACACAGTCGGTATTATTTGATGAAAATTTCGATTTAACGAATCAGTTGGATGCCGGAATTACACCTGAAAGTTTTATTATAAATAAACATGGTGCTGTGGTGTATAAGGGTGCTATTGATAACTGGGCGGTTGATTTAGGCCAAAAACGCCAGGTAATTACCGAATTTTATGTGAGAGATGTTTTGTATGCATTACTGAATGGCAGTAAATTACCTTATCACAAAACAACTGCTGTTGGTTGTTTCATTGAAAAAAAATAA
- a CDS encoding MFS transporter, with product MPYITRPILILSLVSLFTDMASEMLYPIMPVFLKSIGFSIVLIGVLEGFAEMIAGLSKGYFGQLSDVRQKRLPFVQLGYLFSAISKPMMALFTTPVWIFFARTIDRTGKGLRSAPRDALLSAATTKENKAKVFGFHRSMDTLGAVIGPIIALIFLAAYPGQYRTLFLVAFIPGLAAVVFTFLVKEKKSQPLDKKIHFFSFFNYVKSADGRYKKLLWGLLLFALVNSSDVLLLLKMKADGVEDVTIITIYIFYNLVYALAAFPAGIIADKWGIKPTFIFGLFLFVCVYVGFAFAENDIWYWILFSLYGIYAACTEGIAKAWITNIVSKDDAGTAIGAYSGMASICAFIASALAGLLWMYSGPAIAFGFTAIVVFGVIVYLFSIPVKTEEAAAV from the coding sequence CTGCCATATATAACCCGCCCCATTTTAATTCTGAGTCTGGTGAGTTTATTCACCGACATGGCCAGCGAAATGTTATATCCCATCATGCCGGTGTTTTTAAAATCAATCGGATTTTCGATTGTATTAATTGGCGTGTTGGAAGGGTTTGCAGAAATGATTGCGGGTTTGAGTAAAGGTTATTTTGGTCAGTTAAGTGATGTCCGTCAAAAACGATTACCATTTGTTCAGTTAGGCTATTTATTTAGTGCAATTTCAAAACCCATGATGGCATTATTTACCACACCGGTATGGATTTTTTTCGCACGCACTATCGATCGCACCGGAAAAGGATTGCGCAGTGCACCGCGTGATGCACTTTTATCTGCAGCAACAACAAAAGAAAATAAAGCAAAAGTTTTTGGATTTCATCGCTCTATGGATACACTGGGTGCAGTGATTGGTCCTATAATCGCATTAATTTTTTTAGCGGCTTATCCGGGGCAATACCGGACTTTATTTTTAGTCGCATTTATTCCGGGTTTAGCAGCAGTGGTTTTTACTTTTTTGGTAAAAGAAAAAAAATCTCAGCCATTGGATAAAAAAATCCACTTTTTTTCATTTTTCAACTATGTGAAATCCGCTGATGGCCGTTATAAAAAATTGCTTTGGGGTTTGTTGCTATTTGCATTGGTAAATAGCAGCGATGTTTTATTGTTATTAAAAATGAAAGCCGATGGGGTAGAAGATGTGACGATAATTACCATCTATATATTTTACAACCTTGTTTATGCATTAGCAGCTTTCCCGGCTGGAATTATTGCAGATAAATGGGGAATCAAACCCACTTTTATTTTCGGACTGTTTTTATTTGTTTGTGTTTATGTGGGATTTGCTTTTGCTGAAAATGATATCTGGTATTGGATATTGTTTTCCCTATACGGTATTTATGCAGCCTGCACAGAAGGCATCGCTAAAGCCTGGATTACCAATATTGTAAGTAAAGATGATGCAGGCACAGCCATTGGTGCTTATAGTGGAATGGCCAGTATTTGCGCCTTTATTGCTTCGGCACTGGCCGGTTTGTTGTGGATGTACAGTGGTCCGGCCATTGCATTCGGATTTACGGCAATTGTCGTTTTTGGAGTAATTGTTTACTTGTTTAGTATTCCGGTTAAAACAGAAGAAGCAGCTGCGGTTTAA
- a CDS encoding polysaccharide biosynthesis C-terminal domain-containing protein, which produces MKIVEKIKRTNWITSVNLGIRGATLIGKFLLVYFLADQLTVEQNGVWGIFTTSIALSLYVVGLDFYTYSTRRILDFKIEDRSPMLRDQLVFYFISYLVLFPILGLLFVFNVIEAKFAIFFYAILMFEHLSQEAYRTFVVFSKPIIANIVLFLRTGSWAYLLLILWTSGVDELKSLKWIYLFWMSGGIASLFVSLYFLAQFKFKSVRHIPIDWKWIRQGIKVSLLFFIGTVGYKIIEFADRYFIDFYHTKEEVGVYTFYANMCNIVETFVHTAVIIIFSPRLIETFHKSNYDYRKTLAQFAKQVVIYTLIIGLALIIFVVPLLRSLENEEYIRDYAAFIVLVLAKMVLNFSLIFHYILYVRKNDFPIIKATIIASVINILLNFILIPSMSIMGAALATLISFLIVMLMKMYYSRNLPEAKQIIYLRFLRQRKRKRATKEN; this is translated from the coding sequence ATGAAAATTGTAGAAAAAATTAAACGGACAAATTGGATTACATCTGTAAACCTCGGCATCAGAGGAGCAACACTTATAGGTAAATTTTTACTGGTTTATTTTTTAGCCGATCAGCTTACTGTAGAACAAAACGGGGTATGGGGGATATTCACTACTTCAATTGCCTTGTCCTTATATGTTGTCGGGTTAGATTTTTATACCTATTCCACCCGCCGCATTCTCGATTTTAAAATTGAAGATCGCAGCCCAATGTTGCGCGACCAGTTGGTGTTTTATTTTATAAGCTATTTGGTATTATTTCCAATTCTTGGTTTATTGTTTGTTTTTAATGTTATTGAGGCAAAATTTGCAATCTTTTTTTACGCCATTTTAATGTTTGAACATTTATCGCAAGAGGCTTATCGAACATTCGTTGTATTTTCAAAACCAATTATTGCCAATATCGTTTTATTTCTGCGCACCGGCTCATGGGCGTATTTATTACTTATTTTATGGACTTCAGGTGTAGATGAGCTTAAAAGTTTGAAATGGATTTATCTGTTTTGGATGTCCGGTGGAATTGCATCCTTATTTGTTTCCCTTTATTTTCTTGCACAGTTCAAATTTAAATCAGTAAGACATATTCCCATCGACTGGAAATGGATACGACAGGGCATTAAAGTGAGTTTATTGTTTTTTATTGGAACCGTTGGATATAAAATAATTGAATTCGCCGACAGATATTTTATTGATTTTTACCATACTAAAGAGGAAGTAGGGGTGTACACATTTTATGCAAACATGTGTAATATCGTTGAAACCTTTGTGCATACGGCAGTAATTATCATCTTTTCGCCCCGCCTCATCGAAACCTTTCATAAAAGTAATTACGACTACAGAAAAACCCTTGCTCAGTTTGCAAAGCAGGTGGTGATTTATACCTTGATTATCGGGCTGGCGCTGATTATATTCGTAGTTCCACTGCTACGTTCACTCGAAAATGAAGAATACATCCGCGACTATGCTGCATTTATTGTTTTGGTACTTGCCAAAATGGTTTTGAACTTTTCCCTCATTTTCCACTATATCCTGTATGTCAGGAAAAACGATTTCCCGATTATCAAAGCAACTATTATTGCCTCGGTTATCAATATCCTGCTTAACTTTATCCTGATACCTTCTATGAGTATTATGGGTGCTGCGCTGGCTACTTTAATCAGCTTCCTCATTGTGATGCTCATGAAAATGTATTACAGCAGAAATTTACCTGAAGCGAAACAGATTATTTACCTTCGTTTTTTAAGGCAACGAAAAAGAAAAAGAGCCACTAAAGAAAATTAA
- a CDS encoding glycosyltransferase has translation MKKLSILLSTINDRIFDAARLLELRFDNSEFVVVHQITDLSKSDTYSNFYNKYANTDIRFIPMYAKGTGKSRNAAMANAQGELMYLCDDDLNLLPDFYSTIIQTADNYPEIDIFSFKIRTTEQQPFKQYPAEAYNHTIRSTAKVSIVEMVIRKSAYDAGKIHFDERFGLATTYNTGEEFVMLTDALRKGARARFIPEYIVEHPPVSSGKIFNEEVAFDKGAMTARVYGWKFIPANAIFAIRKFKEYENNIGFFKFVIQMYKGSLHFLKND, from the coding sequence ATGAAGAAACTGAGCATCCTGCTGTCGACCATTAACGACAGAATATTTGACGCTGCCAGATTGCTGGAACTCAGATTCGACAATTCTGAATTTGTTGTTGTGCACCAGATTACCGATTTAAGTAAATCAGATACTTATAGTAATTTTTACAATAAGTATGCAAATACTGATATTCGTTTTATTCCCATGTATGCAAAAGGAACCGGGAAAAGCCGTAACGCCGCTATGGCCAATGCACAGGGCGAATTGATGTATTTGTGTGATGATGATTTAAACCTGCTGCCGGATTTTTATTCAACAATTATTCAAACGGCAGACAATTATCCGGAAATTGATATTTTTTCATTTAAAATCCGCACTACTGAACAGCAGCCGTTTAAACAATATCCTGCGGAAGCATACAACCATACCATTCGTTCAACAGCAAAGGTGAGTATCGTGGAAATGGTAATTCGCAAATCGGCTTACGATGCCGGTAAAATTCATTTTGATGAACGATTTGGGCTGGCTACTACCTACAATACCGGTGAAGAATTTGTTATGCTCACTGATGCCTTGCGGAAAGGTGCCCGCGCAAGGTTTATTCCGGAATACATTGTTGAACATCCGCCCGTAAGCTCCGGGAAAATATTTAATGAAGAAGTGGCATTCGATAAAGGTGCAATGACAGCCCGTGTTTACGGCTGGAAATTTATTCCTGCAAATGCGATTTTTGCCATCAGAAAATTTAAGGAATATGAAAACAATATCGGATTCTTTAAATTTGTTATACAAATGTATAAAGGCAGTCTGCACTTTTTAAAAAATGACTAA
- a CDS encoding glycosyltransferase family 2 protein, whose protein sequence is MTNPRVSIIMPVYNSEKYLPDAIQSVLNQTYTNWELIVIDDCSTDSSFNFIKQIAEVHPQIIPLQLPTNGGAAVARNLGIDYANGKYIAFLDADDLWLPGKLKIQVDFMEKNNSAISCTYYAVLNEAGQPTNKIITAPPKITYKQLLKNNTIGCLTAMYNVLVCGKQKMPLIRKRQDYGLWLNILKAGHTAETIPEVLAQYRTGADSLSGNKLKVLSYNWELLRKHQQLSFFSAAYYFSCFLWNKTFKYL, encoded by the coding sequence ATGACTAATCCACGCGTTTCCATTATTATGCCCGTTTACAATTCGGAAAAGTATCTTCCGGATGCTATACAGAGTGTATTAAATCAAACGTATACGAATTGGGAATTAATTGTTATCGATGATTGCAGCACCGACAGTTCATTTAATTTTATAAAACAAATTGCAGAAGTACATCCACAAATCATTCCATTACAATTGCCCACCAACGGCGGCGCAGCGGTTGCCAGAAATTTGGGTATTGATTATGCGAACGGAAAATATATCGCATTTTTGGACGCAGATGATTTATGGTTACCGGGGAAGCTGAAAATTCAGGTTGATTTTATGGAAAAAAATAATTCCGCAATCTCTTGTACTTATTATGCTGTTTTGAATGAAGCGGGACAACCTACCAATAAAATAATTACCGCTCCGCCAAAAATTACCTATAAACAATTATTAAAAAATAATACTATCGGTTGCCTCACTGCTATGTATAATGTATTAGTTTGTGGAAAACAAAAAATGCCCTTAATCAGAAAACGTCAGGATTACGGCTTATGGCTGAATATTCTTAAAGCCGGACATACTGCCGAAACAATTCCTGAAGTTTTGGCACAATACAGAACCGGAGCTGATTCATTATCCGGAAATAAATTGAAAGTTTTATCTTATAACTGGGAATTACTCAGGAAACATCAGCAACTTTCTTTTTTTTCAGCAGCATATTATTTCTCCTGCTTTTTATGGAATAAAACGTTTAAATACTTATGA
- a CDS encoding NAD(P)H-binding protein, which yields MSNHRALLFGASGLTGSVLLQQLCNDNYYDEVICFVRKQIHHLHDKQQNILTDFSDLENYAALYANADVYCCLGTTNKNVNNNKEAYREADMYRPLRIAKLAKNNNARQFLIISAMGANAKSSIFYNRLKGELQDKLIAMQLPGLHIFQPSLLLGDRREKRGGERFFTTVMHLVKPILVGGWKKYRAIHVNDVAAAMFITARKNQSGNHIYTSDKIQQIADAG from the coding sequence ATGAGCAACCATCGTGCACTATTGTTTGGCGCTTCGGGATTAACCGGGTCTGTATTGTTACAACAATTATGTAACGATAATTATTATGATGAAGTAATATGTTTTGTTCGCAAACAAATTCATCATCTCCACGATAAGCAACAAAATATTTTAACTGATTTTTCCGACCTGGAAAATTATGCAGCGCTTTATGCAAACGCTGATGTATATTGTTGTTTGGGCACTACAAATAAAAATGTAAATAATAACAAAGAAGCCTATCGCGAAGCAGATATGTACCGACCATTGCGTATTGCTAAACTGGCGAAAAATAATAATGCCCGTCAGTTTTTAATTATTTCGGCTATGGGCGCCAATGCAAAATCATCTATATTTTATAACCGATTGAAGGGCGAATTGCAAGATAAATTAATTGCCATGCAGTTGCCGGGATTACATATTTTTCAACCGTCATTATTATTAGGCGACCGACGTGAAAAAAGGGGAGGGGAGCGGTTTTTTACAACAGTGATGCATTTGGTTAAACCCATATTAGTTGGGGGATGGAAGAAATACCGCGCTATACATGTAAACGATGTTGCGGCTGCAATGTTTATTACTGCAAGAAAAAATCAAAGCGGAAACCATATTTATACTTCCGATAAAATTCAGCAGATTGCCGATGCAGGATAA
- the queG gene encoding tRNA epoxyqueuosine(34) reductase QueG → MQDNVKKHITQFVKTTVAQAGFSFCGIAKAEKLEEEAPLLEKWLHRQQHGKMLYMENYFDKRLDPTLLVPGAKSVITLMYNYYAGTPLSSPYKIAQYAYGEDYHDVIKNKLAQVITSLQQEIGNFEARIFVDSAPVLEKAWAKKSGVGWQGKNTNIINPKAGSFFFLAEIICDLELNYDGPIKDYCGTCNACTEACPTGALDTPYQIDASKCISYLTIELKDTNIPEQFASKMDNWIFGCDICQTVCPWNRFSTKHQEPKFDASAQLQEMEQQDWEEITAEVFNLLFKKSAVKRTKFTGLQRNIKFIEPYSET, encoded by the coding sequence ATGCAGGATAATGTTAAAAAACATATCACACAATTTGTAAAAACCACTGTCGCACAGGCCGGATTTTCATTTTGTGGTATTGCTAAAGCAGAAAAATTAGAAGAGGAAGCGCCTTTGCTCGAAAAATGGCTCCACCGGCAACAACATGGTAAAATGTTATATATGGAAAATTATTTCGATAAACGTCTGGACCCAACCTTACTGGTTCCCGGTGCAAAATCGGTAATTACATTAATGTATAATTATTATGCCGGCACGCCATTATCATCTCCCTATAAAATTGCACAATATGCTTATGGCGAAGATTATCATGATGTAATAAAAAATAAATTAGCGCAAGTAATTACATCCCTCCAACAAGAAATTGGAAATTTTGAAGCACGCATTTTTGTTGATTCCGCACCGGTTTTGGAAAAAGCCTGGGCAAAAAAAAGTGGGGTCGGATGGCAGGGAAAAAATACCAATATTATTAATCCAAAAGCGGGCTCGTTTTTTTTTCTTGCAGAAATAATTTGTGACTTAGAATTAAATTATGATGGTCCCATTAAAGATTATTGCGGAACATGCAATGCCTGCACCGAAGCCTGCCCAACCGGCGCATTAGATACACCGTATCAGATAGATGCATCAAAATGTATTTCCTATTTAACCATCGAATTAAAAGATACTAATATTCCTGAGCAGTTTGCAAGTAAAATGGATAATTGGATATTTGGTTGTGATATTTGTCAAACGGTTTGCCCCTGGAATCGTTTTTCAACAAAACATCAGGAACCTAAGTTTGATGCAAGTGCACAATTGCAGGAAATGGAGCAGCAGGACTGGGAGGAAATTACTGCGGAAGTATTTAATTTACTCTTTAAAAAATCTGCTGTAAAAAGAACAAAATTTACCGGCTTGCAACGTAATATTAAATTTATTGAACCCTATTCAGAAACATAA
- a CDS encoding Bax inhibitor-1/YccA family protein, protein MQDNNLTLRDIQLEQARFMTRVYTWMAFALTITGAIAYIVAGTPSLVYAIVSNQLLFFGLIIAEIVLVGYLATAVAKMSAQRATALFIGYAVLNGLTLSVIFLAYTLGSIASTFFVTAGTFGIMSAYGYFTKKDLTSMGNLLMMALLGLIIASVVNIFLKSEMLYWIATYAGILIFVGLTAYDTQKIKNMNIIGNEGTEEDRKEAVMGALILYLDFINLFLMLLRLFGRRK, encoded by the coding sequence ATGCAAGACAACAATTTAACCCTCAGGGATATTCAACTTGAGCAAGCGCGGTTTATGACCAGAGTATATACCTGGATGGCATTTGCTTTAACCATTACCGGTGCAATTGCTTATATCGTTGCAGGAACACCAAGTTTGGTTTACGCAATTGTGAGCAACCAATTGTTATTTTTTGGATTAATCATCGCAGAAATTGTTTTAGTGGGTTATCTCGCTACTGCAGTTGCAAAAATGTCAGCCCAACGTGCAACAGCATTATTTATCGGTTATGCCGTTTTAAACGGATTAACGCTTTCGGTAATATTTCTGGCTTACACACTTGGTTCTATTGCTTCTACATTTTTTGTAACAGCGGGAACATTCGGAATAATGAGTGCTTACGGCTATTTTACAAAAAAAGATTTAACCTCTATGGGTAATTTATTAATGATGGCTTTACTCGGATTAATAATTGCCTCAGTAGTAAATATCTTTTTGAAAAGTGAAATGTTATACTGGATTGCCACTTATGCCGGTATTTTAATTTTTGTGGGTTTAACAGCTTATGATACTCAAAAAATTAAAAACATGAATATTATAGGTAACGAAGGCACTGAAGAAGATAGAAAAGAAGCGGTAATGGGTGCTCTTATACTTTACCTCGATTTTATTAATTTATTTTTAATGCTGTTGCGTTTATTCGGAAGAAGAAAATAA